The Pseudoalteromonas arctica A 37-1-2 genome includes a region encoding these proteins:
- a CDS encoding TonB-dependent receptor plug domain-containing protein, translated as MKISQRLFWPLLFVCPLVTAEPFEDEDLDLDALMGMDVQATSAMKRAQSAFDTASSIYVLSKEQITKSGATSVPEALKMVPGLIVRQLDNNQWAISSRGIASRFSSKLLVMIDGQSLYTPKFAAVYWETLNVPLYDIERIEVIRGQGGLLWGSNANNGVINIITKNSIDTRGGYASVTTGNQINVDANLRYGGDISNKGSYRVYGHLKDANESQKGISLPPNDTTKQNSLGFRADFTPNDAWSGLLQGDVTHSTLGQNYRGVVDETNENISFSDDLKRTDSRIMARLENRMSPDANQMLQISWLKQNGSQNYIKEDFESIDIDYQMNFIYQSLQLDWGLNYRYNSISFAESVFLDSDKNFDSLKQYGALVQAQYNVTPDTLDFIIGTKLDHNDLTGWENQPSARLIYKPVDNHLTWGAISRSVRTPTLIEFNDNFKVNGTEIKDLTGLSSGFDQIDDYRIATYLNGNDKVKSENYLSYELGYRFTANDWSLDLSTYYTDAKNVAVIDMNTHAEQFTPILNLFLAGKIPEVFQALTMTRIDLDFASVADTTTKGFDLVVSWQPIDNLNTEFGYSYTDYNYDLPPRVEPAIGYDSKNRQLFAKADYSFLTNHNVFATLRAVNSNAYNTDNYTTLDISWNWQVTPVWSTAVSGKNLFSGSHIEYSNTRETYTLPNYIDECITFTISANF; from the coding sequence GTGAAAATATCACAACGTTTATTTTGGCCATTACTTTTTGTGTGCCCTCTTGTAACGGCTGAGCCGTTTGAAGATGAAGATCTCGATCTTGATGCTTTAATGGGTATGGATGTGCAAGCGACTTCTGCGATGAAAAGAGCACAATCAGCATTTGATACCGCTTCATCTATTTATGTATTAAGTAAAGAACAAATTACTAAATCTGGTGCTACATCAGTACCTGAAGCACTAAAAATGGTGCCGGGTTTAATTGTCCGTCAGCTCGATAACAATCAATGGGCTATTTCCTCAAGAGGCATTGCCTCTCGCTTTTCAAGCAAATTATTGGTTATGATTGACGGACAAAGCTTATATACCCCAAAGTTTGCCGCTGTTTATTGGGAAACACTCAACGTTCCTTTGTACGATATTGAACGTATTGAAGTTATACGCGGACAAGGCGGATTACTTTGGGGAAGTAACGCAAATAATGGCGTGATTAATATCATTACTAAAAATAGTATTGATACTCGCGGTGGATACGCAAGTGTAACAACTGGTAATCAAATAAATGTTGATGCTAATCTTCGCTACGGTGGTGATATAAGTAACAAAGGCAGTTATCGTGTGTATGGGCACTTAAAAGATGCGAATGAATCCCAAAAAGGCATCTCACTTCCCCCTAATGACACAACCAAACAAAACTCTTTAGGTTTTAGAGCTGACTTTACTCCTAACGATGCATGGTCCGGGTTACTTCAAGGTGATGTAACTCATTCCACACTTGGCCAAAACTACCGAGGTGTTGTCGATGAAACCAACGAAAACATTTCATTTTCAGATGATTTAAAGCGAACAGACTCGCGCATAATGGCGCGCCTTGAAAACAGAATGTCGCCAGATGCGAATCAAATGCTACAAATTTCTTGGCTTAAACAAAATGGTTCTCAAAATTATATTAAAGAAGACTTTGAATCGATAGATATTGATTATCAAATGAACTTTATATACCAATCTCTACAGTTAGATTGGGGGTTGAACTACCGATACAATTCTATATCTTTCGCAGAAAGCGTATTTTTAGATAGCGATAAAAACTTTGATAGCCTCAAACAATATGGTGCACTTGTTCAAGCTCAATACAATGTGACTCCTGACACTCTCGACTTTATTATTGGTACTAAGCTTGATCATAACGATTTAACTGGCTGGGAAAATCAACCATCAGCAAGACTTATATACAAACCAGTAGATAACCACCTTACTTGGGGCGCAATATCGCGAAGTGTACGTACACCAACATTAATTGAATTTAACGACAACTTTAAAGTTAATGGTACAGAAATTAAAGATCTTACCGGTTTAAGTTCAGGCTTTGACCAAATAGACGACTACCGAATTGCAACCTACCTAAATGGTAATGACAAAGTTAAATCAGAAAACTATCTATCTTATGAATTAGGCTACCGTTTTACTGCTAACGATTGGTCATTAGATCTTTCTACTTATTATACCGATGCTAAAAACGTAGCGGTTATTGATATGAATACGCATGCTGAACAATTCACTCCTATACTTAATTTATTTCTAGCAGGGAAAATTCCAGAAGTATTTCAAGCACTAACAATGACTCGTATAGATTTAGACTTTGCATCTGTAGCAGACACAACCACTAAAGGGTTCGACTTAGTAGTATCATGGCAACCAATTGATAATCTCAATACTGAGTTTGGTTATAGTTACACCGATTATAACTACGATTTACCTCCTAGAGTAGAGCCCGCTATCGGGTATGACTCTAAAAACAGGCAGTTATTTGCAAAAGCCGATTATTCTTTTTTAACCAACCATAATGTGTTTGCGACATTACGAGCAGTAAACTCAAATGCATATAATACTGATAATTACACAACGCTAGATATTAGTTGGAATTGGCAGGTTACTCCTGTGTGGTCTACTGCAGTTTCGGGTAAAAACCTATTTTCAGGTTCACATATTGAGTACAGTAATACGCGCGAAACCTATACATTACCAAACTATATTGATGAATGTATTACGTTTACAATTTCAGCAAATTTCTAA
- a CDS encoding sensor domain-containing diguanylate cyclase has product MEKNELINVEEVLNLMLDAVCVVDKQGTFVFVSAAFEQIFGYTADEVVGTKMINYVYEGDHYKTHNAVTSLLSGEMVNPRFENRWMRKDGQVVHILWSVRWSEQHQVRIAVAHDITERKVMEDQLHYMARHDVLTGLPNRSLLMNRLEKVIISATTNNTFFSLLFIDINGFKAVNDTHGHEIGDKLLCAIAKRLSASVRHYDTVGRLGGDEFLIILDNLSSSHETVRIKNKVLTEFKAVFKLDDVLLNISPSIGIANYPEHGQTDHELIKYADQAMYKNKQRGLDNVTYLPQ; this is encoded by the coding sequence ATGGAAAAAAATGAATTAATTAATGTAGAAGAAGTACTCAATTTAATGCTTGATGCCGTATGCGTGGTAGATAAACAAGGCACATTTGTTTTTGTAAGCGCAGCATTTGAGCAAATATTTGGTTATACGGCCGATGAAGTTGTTGGCACAAAAATGATTAATTACGTTTACGAAGGTGATCATTATAAAACGCATAATGCCGTAACTTCGCTGTTGTCTGGCGAAATGGTGAACCCTCGCTTTGAAAACCGTTGGATGAGAAAAGATGGTCAAGTAGTTCATATACTATGGTCTGTTCGTTGGTCAGAGCAACATCAAGTAAGAATTGCTGTCGCGCACGATATAACTGAACGTAAAGTAATGGAAGATCAACTCCATTATATGGCACGGCACGATGTGTTAACTGGCCTACCAAATCGATCTTTATTGATGAATCGATTAGAAAAAGTAATTATTAGTGCAACTACAAACAACACGTTTTTTTCTTTACTGTTTATAGACATAAATGGCTTTAAAGCAGTAAACGATACTCACGGACACGAAATTGGCGATAAGCTTTTATGCGCTATAGCTAAAAGGCTTTCAGCGTCAGTAAGGCATTACGACACAGTAGGGCGTTTAGGCGGAGACGAATTTTTAATTATTTTAGATAACTTAAGTTCTAGCCACGAAACCGTCAGAATAAAAAATAAAGTCCTCACTGAGTTTAAAGCCGTCTTTAAGTTAGATGACGTATTACTAAATATTTCACCCAGTATAGGAATTGCAAACTACCCCGAGCACGGCCAAACAGATCACGAACTCATAAAGTATGCTGATCAAGCTATGTACAAAAATAAACAACGAGGCTTAGACAACGTAACCTATTTACCTCAATAA
- a CDS encoding epimerase → MINKLHKLCLGDNEDNYRIGSNTFFTNDAGESNILVTDYASAMVDEAQNAAYVNQHISIAY, encoded by the coding sequence TTGATAAATAAACTGCACAAGTTATGTCTGGGTGATAATGAAGACAATTACCGTATCGGCAGTAATACATTTTTTACTAATGATGCAGGCGAAAGCAATATATTGGTCACTGATTATGCAAGCGCAATGGTTGATGAAGCGCAAAATGCAGCGTACGTAAATCAGCATATTAGTATTGCCTACTAA
- a CDS encoding Kelch repeat-containing protein, which produces MSLLFSLALASLPALPEPVANNAVAKVTVQNQTYFLSFMGLGGDKQYSSVHNKVWALKVGDSQWQSKTGVPSSLPLKGRLASTAVGLGEYAYVFGGYTVAEDHTEVSSPDVYKYDVIKDTYTHLASMPVPVDDSVALSYKARYIYLISGWHNDGNVNLVQVYDTQNNTWQQASPFLGEPVFGQAAAISANTIVICDGVKTQANPDSRRSFAGVAQCLKGTIDSTNPQKIDWRTLPHPTGTAHYRMAATSYNGNIYMMAGSNNPYNYSAIGYDGKPAPASDHVWRFSIEKNEWQILSPVEVKSMDHRGLLEHSGVLYRIGGIDNSQQVSANVLGYEAPK; this is translated from the coding sequence ATGAGCCTTCTTTTTTCTCTTGCGTTAGCAAGCCTTCCCGCTTTACCAGAGCCAGTTGCTAATAATGCTGTGGCTAAAGTTACAGTACAAAACCAAACCTATTTTTTAAGCTTTATGGGGCTGGGGGGCGATAAACAATACTCGTCCGTACATAACAAAGTGTGGGCGCTTAAAGTTGGCGATTCACAGTGGCAATCTAAAACTGGTGTGCCTTCAAGCTTGCCATTAAAAGGGCGCTTAGCAAGCACCGCAGTCGGCTTAGGCGAGTACGCCTATGTGTTTGGCGGCTATACGGTAGCAGAGGATCATACTGAAGTTTCAAGCCCCGACGTATATAAGTACGACGTAATAAAAGATACCTACACTCATCTTGCGAGCATGCCAGTACCCGTAGACGATAGCGTCGCGCTGAGCTACAAAGCGCGTTACATTTATCTAATTAGCGGTTGGCATAACGACGGCAACGTAAACTTAGTGCAAGTATACGACACGCAAAATAATACATGGCAACAAGCCTCGCCATTTTTAGGTGAGCCTGTATTTGGCCAAGCCGCTGCTATTAGTGCTAACACCATTGTTATTTGTGATGGCGTTAAAACACAAGCTAATCCTGATTCGCGTCGCTCGTTTGCAGGTGTAGCACAGTGCTTAAAAGGCACAATAGATTCAACTAACCCACAAAAAATAGATTGGCGTACCTTGCCACATCCAACGGGCACTGCTCACTACCGAATGGCAGCCACCAGCTATAATGGTAATATTTATATGATGGCAGGCTCTAATAACCCATACAACTACAGCGCAATAGGTTACGACGGCAAACCTGCACCTGCAAGTGACCATGTTTGGCGCTTTAGTATCGAAAAAAACGAATGGCAGATTTTATCCCCTGTTGAAGTAAAGAGCATGGATCATCGTGGTTTACTTGAGCACA